A single genomic interval of Asterias amurensis chromosome 1, ASM3211899v1 harbors:
- the LOC139945028 gene encoding protein amnionless-like, producing MKTLLILLSFLGVCSCSSKQWKSNVNFNNPKNWDSGKLPCANNRIVFPDTVQTVLLQTNISSVKEIILPNNGQLLMLNDMVLSFSDTPSDADCSSEDVNFISPDFKNWFDPDNWQDLDALVTVETERVPCQYDSVLFPEDQVFAVNVDASATIGRMSFSGKDKDTSQFNYFRNGPDGKLQFSESSASITIQGSACPKDSGCACGNDDPDTLKRICDQYSCMPISCADAVTPIGGCCPLCGAILVMDYDVATFNLADFNNRMHDDYHVHDTPNIANNRRKRREVDTGEVDIYTSMTSTGQIQMVLTDKESGSSNGQKAITLGLQIMTDIQNDPESFGVVDVVMHSSKDNTGAQGSVTGGAVAGIIIAVIIVVIVISTFGFIFLRRRSTFFTKDMPLNADVDMSPGIPAGFMEELPGHPPAIHMQSFDNPVYNTPSMQDNLYSDPTKILTDIASGDAGDLKKSGKKGKKGKGLPPSVENLDQLDDINGFDNPIYATVVKIPSQSVEVKMSPEDQHDGVEGFSNVGFDMSTQETDS from the exons ATGAAGACATTGCTAATCCTGTTGTCATTTCTTG GAGTTTGTTCATGTTCTTCTAAGCAATGGAAATCGAATGTCAACTTCAACAACCCCAAAAACTGGGACAGTGGAAAGTTACCATGTGCTAACAACAGGATCGTTTTTCCCGATACG GTGCAAACAGTTCTTCTTCAGACAAACATCAGTTCTGTGAAGGAGATAATTTTGCCTAATAATGGACAGCTTCTGATGCTTAATGACATGGTGCTATCATTCTCGGATACCCCTTCTGATGCAGATTGCAGTTCCGAAG ATGTCAATTTCATCAGCCCAGACTTCAAGAACTGGTTTGATCCAGACAACTGGCAGGACTTGGATGCTCTGGTGACTGTGGAGACAGAGAGAGTCCCATGTCAATATGATTCAGTTCTCTTCCCTGAAGACCAGGTGTTTGCAGTCAATGTGGATGCCAGCGCCACCATCGGTAGAATGAGCTTCTCTGGAAAA GACAAAGATACAAGTCAGTTTAACTACTTCCGCAATGGTCCTGATGGCAAGCTACAGTTCTCAGAAAGTAGTGCTTCGATAACCATCCAGGGCAGTGCCTGCCCAAAGGACAGCGGCTGCGCCTGTGGCAATGATGACCCAGACACT TTGAAGAGGATCTGTGACCAGTACAGCTGTATGCCCATCTCATGTGCTGATGCTGTTACTCCAATAGGGGGTTGCTGTCCATTATGTG GAGCTATACTGGTTATGGACTATGATGTTGCAACATTCAACCTGGCAGACTTCAACAACAGGATGCATGATGACTACCACGTTCATGATACCCCAAACATTGCAAAT AATCGTAGGAAACGACGTGAAGTGGACACGGGTGAAGTGGATATCTACACCTCCATGACAAGCACTGGTCAAATTCAGATGGTACTAACGGACAAAGAGTCAGGATCAAGTAACGGTCAGAAGGCAATAACATTGGGTCTACAGATCATGACTGACATACAGAATG ACCCTGAATCCTTTGGAGTGGTTGATGTAGTGATGCATAGCTCAAAGGATAACACAGGTGCCCAAGGCTCAGTTACTGGAGGTGCTGTGGCTGGAATCATCAttgctgttattattgttgtcatCGTTATCAGCACTTTTGGATTCATCTTCTTGCGTCGTCGCTC TACGTTCTTCACCAAGGACATGCCACTGAATGCCGATGTGGATATGTCCCCAGGCATCCCAGCTGGGTTCATGGAGGAACTCCCTGGCCATCCACCAGCTATCCACATGCAGAGCTTTGATAACCCGGTGTATAACACACCCTCTATGCAG GACAATCTGTACAGTGATCCTACTAAGATCCTGACCGATATTGCATCTGGAGACGCTGGTGACTTAAAGAAATCCGGCAAGAAGGGCAAGAAGGGTAAAGGCCTGCCTCCCTCGGTGGAGAACCTAGACCAACTTGATGACATCAATGGATTTGACAATCCTATCTACGCCACTGTTGTGAAGATTCCAAGTCAGAGTGTGGAGGTGAAAATGTCTCCTGAGGATCAGCACGATGGTGTAGAGGGGTTCTCCAATGTCGGCTTTGACATGTCAACACAAGAAACCGACTCTTAA